A region from the Leishmania panamensis strain MHOM/PA/94/PSC-1 chromosome 20 sequence genome encodes:
- a CDS encoding hypothetical protein (TriTrypDB/GeneDB-style sysID: LpmP.20.2850) encodes MGLMPRGLTTHRPSVGVLPYRTPPLSGLYRMRYIPPPEVGTLSDHPRSQCNSEEADDGVSGPIAACGPTTDLLARADTSSAAARHVEVHTQLLRASSLMTGDIDLFSLYSVCEVEPVLCKCCTLQTQTTLNTCSYRLRQSYALQKRDSDPLLHGLVKESETCEGVPARLEAGTSPFIRSLQQGWYVFFFPISECGRLKDNLLVYVGDALIPGDVAEWNLASDGCLIPLKTAATAAALPGTVRKPPGCTTTAPASKSSSKTQQRWKSLFYYVVSPVPVHWGTRESTDVHLTISWRSTPAVYPVHRPKKKHLTLLYSYYCSPRAPDIFTCKAQFPSDTRLRLVSSPNCDTKVQLRSDVTEHSANVRVETMDGKPLELHRHTRDYTFVLQFFFGSDLGILEDTSIFAAAVVATVFLLLLWLLLTKDLVL; translated from the coding sequence ATGGGGCTTATGCCGAGAGGCCTCACTACACACCGGCCTTCGGTCGGGGTGCTACCGTACCGCACACCACCGCTCTCAGGTCTCTACCGAATGCGATACATCCCTCCCCCAGAAGTCGGCACCCTATCTGATCATCCCCGTAGCCAGTGTAATAGTGAGGAGGCTGATGACGGTGTATCTGGCCCAATCGCTGCTTGCGGTCCCACCACGGATCTGCTAGCACGAGCTGATACGagctccgctgccgcgcgcCATGTGGAAGTTCATacgcagctcctccgcgCGTCCTCGCTGATGACTGGTGACATTGATTTGTTTTCTCTGTACTCCGTGTGCGAGGTGGAGCCCGTGCTGTGCAAGTGCTGCACCTTACAAACGCAGACGACTCTTAACACGTGCTCGTACCGGCTCCGTCAGTCTTATGCGCTACAGAAAAGAGACTCCGATCCATTACTGCATGGACTCGTGAAAGAGTCAGAGACTTGCGAAGGAGTTCCCGCTCGATTGGAAGCCGGAACTTCTCCATTTATTCGCAGCTTGCAGCAGGGCTGGTatgtctttttcttcccaATAAGCGAATGTGGACGCCTGAAGGACAATTTACTGGTCTATGTCGGCGACGCATTGATTCCTGGCGACGTGGCAGAATGGAACCTGGCCAGCGATGGTTGTCTAATACCACTCAaaacggcagcgacggcggcagcactgcctgGCACAGTGCGCAAGCCTCCTGGGTGCACTACAACGGCGCCAGCATCGAAGTCGAGCTCCAAAACCCAGCAGCGTTGGAAGTCCCTCTTTTACTACGTGGTTAGCCCTGTTCCCGTTCACTGGGGTACGAGAGAGTCGACAGATGTGCACTTGACTATCTCGTGGCGGAGCACCCCAGCCGTATATCCAGTACATCGTCCGAAGAAAAAACACTTAACGCTTCTATACTCTTACTACTGCTCGCCGCGGGCACCAGACATCTTTACGTGCAAGGCGCAATTTCCCAGCGACACCCGACTACGACTGGTGAGCAGCCCGAACTGCGACACCAAGGTACAGCTGCGCAGTGATGTGACAGAGCACAGCGCAAATGTGCGCGTGGAAACTATGGACGGCAAGCCGCTAGAGCTACACCGACACACGCGCGACTACACCTTTGTACTgcaatttttttttgggaGCGACCTAGGCATTCTGGAGGACACCAGCATCTTtgcagctgcggtggtggcgactgTGTTTCTGCTCCTTCTGTGGCTCCTTCTCACAAAGGATCTCGTCTTGTAA
- a CDS encoding hypothetical protein (TriTrypDB/GeneDB-style sysID: LpmP.20.2860) has product MSSTFLGLPATEDESNSRVSGYVREGLKKELRDGFRKQQQRVNKDRQVEQLALAKGLGEEAVTSLKEGSYIPHKVLPPLKPEEKRFFERIDFRKWHQHTDQKLEDAADLLLPMVGECSAAQQPIQVQEHQTATGTDVEDPNNTSLSTTPSSLVALKADSGEDAQCFLRKLRFTSRATASLCDARAEVEDNIQAVEEALLQQSAPLSFSELLDTAASLLAAMERGKLTENLEVPRGVEVRMESDERMPRTPVDSAETLLPASSPTTRLLHGAVEVEEYARQHLLPKAYQVVAVAHTAEWILQYTMVYLRTTVAVNKDEAFTRLTLLARCVRLLGGIENFSSVLLSLETKCEEYAGVVALKDTAECHLETLLDEVESALDAVLRAPFPSRRTRLLQVERGVSKQLHRALLLLNEIDHSWTPHVHFHWAWKVQLLTTSFHRIHGPISQKYMQCSMGFIDNSLYEKVADTRITGRYMGASPIQPKVPRAQQVEYEKISEGLTLQQIGMSVKGLASLIVGKQLCMGARYILRQSTKDFDSVWGFRMDEVNTSTTEEELCETVTKMAAHAKQQFTARMSRKKNAFLLDFSHRNVDSYSHSHVRRCV; this is encoded by the coding sequence atGAGCTCAACGTTTTTAGGTTTGCCCGCTACAGAGGATGAGTCGAATTCACGCGTGTCAGGGTACGTCCGCGAGGGATTAAAGAAAGAGTTACGTGATGGCTTCcgcaaacagcagcagcgagtcaACAAGGATCGccaggtggagcagctggcaCTCGCCAAAGGTTTGGGCGAGGAGGCTGTCACGTCTCTGAAAGAGGGCTCCTATATCCCGCATAAGGTACTACCACCCCTCAAgccagaggagaagaggttcTTTGAGCGCATCGACTTCAGGAAGTGGCATCAACATACTGACCAGAAGCTGGAAGATGCTGCCGATCTTCTTCTACCGATGGTTGGCGAGTGctctgcggcgcagcaaCCTATACAGGTTCAGGAGCATCAAACAGCTACAGGGACGGACGTCGAGGACCCTAACAATACatccctctccaccactcCCTCGTCGTTAGTAGCACTCAAGGCGGACTCTGGGGAAGATGCCCAGTGCTTTCTACGGAAGCTGCGCTTCACATCACGGGCCACGGCCTCTTTGTGCGATGCCCGTGCTGAAGTGGAGGACAACATCCAAGCAGTAGAGGAGGCGTTGTTACAGCAAAGCGCGCCGCTTTCGTTTTCGGAGCTGCTTGATACAGCAGCCTCTCTGCTGGCCGCGATGGAGCGTGGTAAGCTCACGGAAAACCTCGAGGTGCCGCGCGGTGTGGAGGTGAGGATGGAGAGCGACGAACGCATGCCGAGAACCCCTGTGGACTCTGCGGAAACGCTGTTGCCGGCAAGCAGCCCAACAACCCGTCTGCTGCACGGCgcagtggaggtggaggagtaCGCTCGCCAGCATCTTCTACCCAAAGCGTACCAGGTAGTCGCCGTCGCCCACACCGCGGAGTGGATACTGCAGTACACGATGGTCTACTTGCGCACGACCGTGGCAGTGAATAAAGACGAGGCGTTCACTCGCTTGACTCTGTTGGCGCGCTGTGTGCGGCTGCTCGGCGGCATAGAAAACTTTTCctccgtcctcctctccctggAAACCAAGTGCGAGGAGTACGCAGGCGTTGTTGCACTGAAGGACACGGCAGAATGTCACCTCGAAACACTTCTGGACGAGGTGGAGAGTGCGCTAGACGCCGTTTTGCGTGCCCCCTTTCCGTCTCGTCGCACACGTCTTCTACAGGTTGAGCGAGGGGTCtcgaagcagctgcaccgtgCTCTGCTTCTGCTCAACGAAATAGACCATAGCTGGACGCCTCATGTGCACTTTCACTGGGCGTGGAAGGTTCAGCTGCTCACCACGTCATTTCATCGTATACACGGGCCTATTTCACAGAAGTACATGCAATGCAGCATGGGTTTTATCGACAACTCTCTCTACGAGAAGGTGGCCGACACACGAATTACCGGTCGCTACATGGGTGCCTCGCCGATCCAGCCCAAAGTGCCGCGcgcgcagcaggtggagTACGAAAAAATCTCGGAGGGCCTCACGCTTCAGCAAATTGGTATGTCAGTCAAAGGTTTGGCTAGTCTTATAGTTGGCAAGCAGCTATGCATGGGGGCGCGCTACATTCTTCGCCAGTCGACGAAGGACTTCGACTCCGTCTGGGGCTTTCGCATGGACGAAGTCAACACTTCGACGACGGAAGAGGAGCTTTGCGAAACGGTAACGAAGATGGCAGCACATGCCAAGCAGCAGTTCACTGCCCGGATGAGTCGCAAAAAAAAtgccttcctcctcgacTTTTCTCACCGCAATGTAGACAGCTACAGCCATTCTCACGTTCGCCGATGTGTGTGA
- a CDS encoding hypothetical protein (TriTrypDB/GeneDB-style sysID: LpmP.20.2810), with amino-acid sequence MSGVGAALVKKLPILRESRARNAVVSIFCVLAIIVVRFLYRYVHPLPKGTKRISSRSSRSPQKKKHNSRDDSDRSSGEGDRSTKQRKTDSLLPTVLMLIGIHGSGKSFWAKRYTEIVHKSYIIVSSDAIRSRLTGTIDNFTREDEVEEKLLEEVTRTLELRRSCIVDDCQHNLSPEFRTKLKALAVNGKANRVVKIFSVKPSYAMMRIQSDVEEGIVRYIPTMVEIEKQVERVAEFEKTYKDDGWVKN; translated from the coding sequence ATGTCTGGAGTGGGCGCTGCCCTTGTAAAAAAGCTCCCCATCTTGAGGGAGTCAAGGGCACGGAACGCGGTCGTGTCAATCTTTTGCGTTTTGGCCATTATCGTCGTTCGTTTCTTGTACCGCTATGTTCACCCATTACCGAAGGGCACGAAGCGAATCAGCAGtagaagcagccgcagcccccAAAAGAAGAAGCACAACAGCAGAGACGATAGTGACAGAAGTAGCGGTGAAGGCGACCGATCGACGAAGCAGCGAAAAACAGACTCCTTGCTGCCTACAGTGCTCATGCTAATAGGGATCCACGGCAGTGGCAAGAGTTTCTGGGCGAAACGGTACACCGAAATTGTCCACAAGTCGTACATCATTGTCTCCTCGGATGCCATCCGTAGCCGTCTTACGGGCACCATCGACAACTTTACGAGAGAGGACGAAGTCGAAGAGAAGCTACTCGAGGAGGTGACGCGCACGCTGGAGCTTCGGCGTAGCTGTATCGTGGACGACTGCCAGCACAATCTATCACCAGAATTTCGGACAAAGCTGAAGGCTTTGGCAGTAAATGGAAAGGCGAACCGCGTGGTGAAGATCTTCTCTGTGAAACCCTCGTACGCCATGATGCGTATACAGAGCGATGTCGAGGAGGGAATAGTGCGCTACATCCCTACCATGGTGGAGATTGAGAAGCAAGTCGAGCGTGTGGCAGAGTTCGAGAAAACGTACAAGGATGATGGCTGGGTGAAAAATTGA
- a CDS encoding hypothetical protein (TriTrypDB/GeneDB-style sysID: LpmP.20.2880) — protein sequence MTAVPTALWIARFSEWSAAPKYLKSKMLQEAEQLTVYMQEKAARHLAKAAAAPTDLSKSCQLRDGGTISKCTTGTTVRVASLVGNERCTHGVEVLATASRHGNESLHRCSAAAQENEMDAATPTTKSQQQQQQQQQQQLAVRTASSPSNFFVGRKQTRNVSGVMGSGPEAPAAQEHGGVVAGVCFAHSASQQQQHSRGSEALSQNAAPPPLRDSALQRPSCDATRYSLVTYSETIDDKLNDALLHLENCGNEVGEALVKRRDKAALLLGVMDEELSGTRRSSSEVMESTSQRTGLDNGEEQRGNVEGKKVTSTQGSKRRREQAGCSGLPASSGGHRVCREGGEAHYLSQRSTPKSIRGGGLLPLLRDDAQHAPPPPHLTRADIRRPHSHQPPQEDSQVVYFDH from the coding sequence ATGACTGCGGTGCCTACGGCGCTGTGGATCGCGCGCTTCTCCGAGTGGTCTGCCGCGCCAAAGTACCTCAAGTCGAAGATGCTACAGGAAGCAGAGCAGTTGACAGTTTATATGCAAGAGAAAGCAGCTCGTCACCTTGCCaaggctgctgcagccccaACAGACCTCAGCAAATCATGCCAACTGCGCGATGGAGGTACCATCAGCAAATGCACTACGGGAACTACGGTGCGAGTAGCGTCATTAGTTGGGAACGAGAGATGTACTCATGGGGTGGAGGTTCTGGCGACAGCTTCGCGCCACGGCAACGAGTCGCTTCAcagatgcagcgccgcagcgcaggagaACGAAATGGACGCGGCTACTCCGACAACGAAAtctcagcaacagcagcagcagcagcagcagcagcagctcgccgtGCGGACGGCAAGCTCGCCATCGAACTTCTTCGTGGGGCGGAAGCAGACACGGAACGTGTCTGGCGTGATGGGCAGTGGACCGGAGGCGCCGGCAGCACAGGAGCACGGCGGCGTTGTTGCAGGTGTTTGCTTTGCTCATTCtgcatcgcagcagcagcagcacagtcGCGGCTCTGAAGCTCTCTCACAAaacgcagcgccaccaccgctgcgtgACTCGGCGTTACAACGTCCGAGCTGCGACGCTACGCGGTACAGCCTTGTCACCTACTCGGAAACGATAGATGACAAACTAAACGACGCCCTACTGCATTTGGAGAACTGCGGCAATGAAGTGGGTGAGGCACTGGTGAAGCGCCGCGACAAGGCggctcttcttctcggtGTTATGGACGAAGAACTAAGCGGCACACGCAGATCATCGTCGGAGGTGATGGAAAGCACAAGTCAGCGAACTGGGTTGGATAACggtgaagagcagcgcggcaATGTCGAAGGCAAGAAAGTGACGTCTACACAAGGGTCGAAGCGACGACGAGAGCAGGCAGGCTGTTCAGGGCTACCAGCGTCCTCTGGAGGCCACCGAGTTTGTCGCGAGGGTGGCGAAGCGCACTATTTGTCGCAGAGAAGTACCCCAAAGTCGATCCGTGGTGGAGGCCTTTTGCCACTCCTTCGCGACGACGCCCAACacgcccctcctccgccgcaccTGACGCGTGCGGATATTCGACGTCCACACTCTCATCAGCCACCACAGGAAGACTCACAGGTTGTCTATTTTGATCATTAG
- the LPG2 gene encoding lipophosphoglycan biosynthetic protein (lpg2) (TriTrypDB/GeneDB-style sysID: LpmP.20.2820): protein MTSVSPMNHSHIVMEAALSVMAYSFCSVSMILVNKLIMNTYDMNFPFGILLLQTGGALMIVTLAKATRFIDYSAFSLDVAKQWLPLTLLFVSMLSTSMKSLGSMSVAAQTIIKNLAVVFIALGDKFLYGKAQTPSVYVSFALMFFGSYLGAKGDKWVTPWGLFWTFLNIAATVLYTLYMKTMLGSVSNSIGRYGPVFYNNLLSLPFFLVMGVGEIMPFATAISETTSLGKLVLVFSVLVSSVMTFSVFWCMSITSPTTMSVIGSLNKIPLTFLGMLVFHQFPTATGYVGIVVALAAGFLYTHLNITANRAKSAADAENHRQQTRMNSSPFAVLAPEEEKNIDTVKSV from the coding sequence ATGACATCCGTATCTCCCATGAACCACTCTCACATTGTGATGGAGGCGGCCCTCTCCGTCATGGCGTACAGTTTCTGCAGTGTGAGCATGATTCTCGTGAACAAGCTGATCATGAACACCTACGACATGAACTTTCCATTTGGAATTTTGTTACTGCAGACCGGTGGTGCGCTGATGATTGTGACACTGGCGAAAGCAACGCGCTTTATTGACTACTCAGCCTTCTCGCTGGACGTGGCGAAGCAGTGGCTCCCCCTCACTCTGCTCTTTGTGTCAATGCTCTCTACGTCCATGAAGAGCTTAGGCTCCATGTCCGTCGCGGCACAGACGATTATCAAAAACTTGGCTGTTGTCTTCATCGCACTCGGCGACAAGTTCCTCTACGGCAAGGCCCAAACTCCATCCGTGTACGTGTCGTTTGCGTTGATGTTCTTTGGCAGCTACCTCGGCGCCAAGGGTGATAAGTGGGTGACGCCATGGGGTCTCTTCTGGACGTTTCTCAACATCGCGGCCACCGTCTTGTACACGTTGTACATGAAGACGATGCTCGGTTCGGTAAGTAACTCGATTGGCCGTTATGGTCCTGTCTTCTACAACAACCTCCTGTCCTTGCCCTTTTTCCTGGTCATGGGTGTCGGTGAAATCATGCCGTTTGCGACTGCCATTAGTGAGACCACCTCGCTCGGGAAGCTGGTGCTCGTCTTCTCGGTGCTAGTGAGCTCCGTCATGACCTTCTCTGTCTTCTGGTGCATGTCTATTACCTCCCCGACCACAATGAGCGTCATCGGATCGCTAAATAAAATTCCCCTCACGTTTCTAGGAATGCTTGTGTTCCACCAGTTCCCCACTGCCACAGGGTATGTGGGTATCGTTGTCGCCCTCGCTGCAGGCTTCCTATACACGCACCTCAACATTACCGCGAACCGCGCCAAGTCCGCCGCCGATGCCGAGAATCACAGGCAGCAAACTAGGATGAATTCATCACCATTTGCTGTACTTGCGCccgaagaggagaagaacaTCGACACCGTCAAATCTGTGTAG
- a CDS encoding hypothetical protein (TriTrypDB/GeneDB-style sysID: LpmP.20.2840), giving the protein MSRSRHSERRESRHERRKESRYSVKKHKHHSSSGSSSRHRHAVSIEKLPVPRDFHCHICGKTHWTVHCDRLQRHPQNYPLMHAERGCHQCGQQGHSVSQCRIKKYLCRDCGGMHDTRDCIFAHIGEDWYEFFDLKTRHVYYANSDESQVQWNPPTHELDTVYWYCSRCQVMISTKFRECLLCHSIRPESKQQEMLTTDSDSESSSSSGSSSTDTSGSSSRSSTSRSNSSSDRSSDADDDEQNASGKPRNAGL; this is encoded by the coding sequence ATGAGTCGTAGTCGGCACAGCGAGCGACGAGAGAGTCGCCACGAGCGGCGGAAGGAGAGTCGCTACAGTGTAAAGAAGCACAAacatcacagcagcagcggcagcagctctcgcCATCGTCATGCTGTCAGTATCGAAAAGCTCCCAGTGCCGCGCGACTTTCACTGCCATATTTGCGGCAAGACGCACTGGACGGTGCACTGTGATCGATTGCAGCGACATCCACAGAACTACCCGCTAATGCACGCCGAGCGGGGGTGCCACCAGTGCGGTCAGCAGGGTCACTCAGTTTCGCAGTGTCGCATCAAAAAATACCTGTGTCGTGACTGTGGTGGTATGCACGACACTCGCGACTGCATTTTTGCTCACATTGGTGAGGACTGGTACGAGTTCTTTGATCTCAAGACTCGCCATGTGTACTACGCCAACTCTGATGAGTCTCAGGTTCAATGGAACCCGCCAACACACGAACTTGACACTGTCTACTGGTACTGCAGCCGGTGCCAAGTAATGATCTCCACCAAGTTCCGTGAGTGTCTTCTGTGTCACTCCATCCGCCCCGAGTCGAAACAGCAGGAGATGCTCACAACGGACTCTGACTCGGAAAGTAGCAGCTCCagtggtagcagcagcaccgataCCAGTGGTAGCAGCTCCAGGAGTAGCACCTCCAGGAGTAACAGCAGCTCCGATCGTAGCAGCGATGCTGATGATGACGAGCAAAACGCCTCTGGAAAACCTCGCAATGCCGGTCTTTAG
- a CDS encoding hypothetical protein (TriTrypDB/GeneDB-style sysID: LpmP.20.2830), translating into MGKQRRQIMSEVKAVCHISPHRERSVDKEAENGALHCDSAIHVSTNKFQVHMMHRRRLYKQYAMDLSLWSDTHSYYQLMMWCHDYHVFVHPTVEVARQRSAFREHVFLVRDDVEAFTPLLAIPEDLVIGFKDANTESSDPAAGRDDRNNLYDAKREAEFHKVNTGDHSDADICQFFFASLGMIVSDLITAKSSPLTDPRHLFAELLSKVSTLQNAPYFDDNVVFDSNETSLADVLLQMIRNYIHGGPLVNKVPLDELRWAVSVSLSHSTPLSIGTVRSIGIVPLVHLFPHGGTATNAYVVARTSRDKSAEKMAAFFKCKFGYDFQEQANGRWIYVVPDRPLKAGEAISLQAMAPVCEKDSEAEQMWRLSCGTVPESYMMSGEASARQEAATRFIVQQGEALWKASKAKRLL; encoded by the coding sequence ATGGGGAAACAAAGACGGCAGATAATGTCTGAGGTGAAGGCTGTGTGCCACATTTCACCCCACCGCGAGAGATCGGTGGATAAAGAGGCCGAAAATGGAGCACTGCATTGTGACTCTGCCATCCATGTCAGCACAAACAAGTTTCAAGTCCACATGATGCATCGCAGGCGCCTGTACAAACAATATGCGATGGACCTGTCTCTTTGGTCCGACACGCACTCGTACTATCAACTCATGATGTGGTGCCATGATTACCATGTCTTCGTGCATCCTACAGTAGAAGTTGCTCGACAACGCAGCGCGTTTCGAGAGCATGTTTTCCTGGTTAGGGATGATGTGGAAGCTTTCACTCCTCTCCTGGCGATTCCAGAAGACTTGGTCATCGGCTTCAAGGATGCTAACACAGAGTCGAGTGACCCAGCTGCGGGAAGGGACGACCGCAACAACCTGTATGATGCGAAGCGCGAGGCGGAGTTCCATAAGGTGAATACCGGCGACCACAGTGATGCTGACATCTGCCagttcttctttgcctccctcGGAATGATTGTTTCAGATCTCATTACGGCGAAGAGCAGTCCTTTAACGGATCCTCGCCACTTGTTCGCAGAACTCCTGAGTAAAGTGTCGACACTGCAAAACGCGCCATACTTTGATGACAATGTGGTCTTCGACTCGAACGAAACCTCTCTCgctgatgtgctgctgcagatgatCCGCAACTATATCCATGGTGGCCCGCTTGTGAACAAGGTACCCTTGGATGAGCTACGCTGGGCTGTCAGTGTCTCCCTGTCGCACTCCACGCCGCTCTCCATCGGGACTGTTCGGTCAATAGGCATTGTCCCGTTGGTCCACCTATTTCCACACGGCGGGACGGCGACGAATGCATACGTTGTCGCACGAACTTCCCGTGACAAGTCTGCTGAAAAGATGGCCGCCTTCTTCAAATGCAAGTTTGGGTATGATTTCCAGGAACAGGCAAACGGCAGGTGGATCTATGTTGTCCCAGATCGGCCACTGAAGGCGGGGGAGGCGATTAGCTTGCAGGCCATGGCGCCAGTGTGCGAAAAGGATAGCGAGGCCGAACAGATGTGGCGACTGTCGTGCGGGACCGTACCGGAGTCGTACATGATGAGTGGGGAAGCCTCTGCTCGGCAGGAGGCTGCAACAAGGTTCATTGTTCAGCAAGGCGAGGCTCTGTGGAAGGCATCGAAGGCGAAACGGTTGCTGTAG
- a CDS encoding hypothetical protein (TriTrypDB/GeneDB-style sysID: LpmP.20.2870), whose product MELSSETAPPTTSVYVLSDIDGYKYKLVMQGDVELLSVRKVKRYLQRAAGIHPAQQLLSFNSVELNDTMSGKDAGFFDGAILRLQQVSPSSAGRATCTSASGASPRLSAHKGPGSASSNTVSFRTQDNDSRTSPRKGDFAVDGTSALISAPAVRATIHTQQVVSSTPRALPPPLRCLSPNQSTGFAEREAHDAASCAKWDTVADIVYPSPAERRSACSATVGTLPTTSWGTSSAVNANCDGAHAYCQELEGKVAALSIDNVRLREQLQVAARQAAESCTDWKYEEEVKQLKATVAMAQQGARDAERAAAHRWRVKEEELVKELDLLREERRRFQEESTTQEAKLQGLMHSMEGEIRGLKYELHDKDEALQTARLSLAELQRQTSSWPDVARCGSDSVSGSRIDHPFAPAASPHARIPLHQRQHGGSSSIDGLAEAALECLAQTFESAAPLKLDPDNDTCVIPVANGLNVLVTLDRETERLFLYVPLLNRLPSSLVQRMQLYEMLLEGALLGKDMAGGGVGVSLEANLVLMSVSANLRHSAASALAVTATPFVEAAQALTTRIDALLSTRRVF is encoded by the coding sequence ATGGAGTTATCGTCGGAAACGGCGCCGCCCACCACCTCTGTCTACGTTCTTTCTGATATTGACGGCTACAAATACAAGTTAGTTATGCAGGGCGATGTCGAGCTGCTCAGCGTACGCAAGGTAAAACGCTATCTCCAGCGAGCTGCTGGAATCCacccagcgcagcagctgctctccttcAACAGTGTGGAACTGAACGACACGATGAGTGGAAAGGATGCTGGTTTTTTCGACGGAGCCattctgcggctgcagcaggtaTCACCCTCTTCTGCAGGACGGGCGACGTGCACCTCTGCGAGCGGAGCGTCTCCCCGCCTCAGTGCACATAAGGGGCCGGGCAGTGCCAGCTCAAATACTGTTTCCTTTCGTACACAGGACAACGATAGCCGCACTTCGCCTCGAAAAGGCGACTTTGCTGTCGATGGAACATCAGCACTGATCTCCGCGCCGGCGGTGAGAGCGACCATTCACACTCAACAGGTGGTCAGCAGCACTCCCCGCGCcttgccaccaccgctacgGTGTCTATCACCGAACCAGTCCACAGGTTTTGCTGAACGAGAGGCACACGATGCAGCATCGTGCGCGAAATGGGACACAGTAGCAGACATCGTTTATCCCTCTCCGGCAGAGCGCAGAAGTGCCTGCAGTGCCACGGTCGGTACGCTTCCAACCACTTCATGGGGGACGTCATCCGCCGTGAACGCAAACTGCGACGGTGCCCACGCGTACTGCCAGGAGCTGGAGGGGAAAGTGGCGGCTCTCTCTATCGACAATGTACGACTGCGTGAGCAACTCCAAGTGGCTGCGCGACAGGCGGCAGAGTCGTGCACGGACTGGAAGTatgaagaggaggtgaaacAACTGAAGGCGACCGTTGCAATGGCGCAACAAGGCGCCAGGGATGCAGAGAGAGCTGCCGCGCATCGTTGGCGCgtaaaagaggaagagctcGTCAAGGAGCTGGACCTCCTGCGCGAAGAGCGACGGCGGTTTCAGGAGGAATCCACTACTCAGGAAGCGAAGCTGCAGGGGCTGATGCACTCGATGGAGGGCGAGATTCGCGGTCTCAAGTACGAGCTTCACGATAAGGATGAAGCGCTGCAAACAGCCCGACTCTCACTGGCCGAATTGCAGCGCCAAACGTCCTCGTGGCCAGACGTGGCGCgttgcggcagcgacagtgtGTCGGGGAGTCGCATAGACCACCCTTTTGCGCCAGCTGCATCTCCCCATGCGCGGATTCCGCTGCACCAACGGCAGCATggcggcagtagcagcaTTGACGGGTTGGCGGAAGCTGCCTTAGAGTGTCTGGCGCAGACTTTCGAgtccgctgcgccgctgaaGCTTGACCCTGACAACGACACTTGCGTCATCCCCGTAGCCAACGGTTTGAATGTGCTTGTCACGCTTGATCGAGAGACAGAGCGACTGTTCCTGTACGTGCCGCTTCTCAATCGACtaccctcttctcttgttcaACGGATGCAGCTGTACGAAATGCTGCTGGAGGGTGCGCTCTTGGGCAAAGACAtggctggcggtggtgtcggAGTGAGTCTCGAGGCGAATCTCGTACTGATGAGCGTCTCTGCCAACCTCCGACACAGCGCAGCATCTGCTCTGGCAGTTACTGCGACACCATTTGTGGAAGCAGCTCAGGCCTTGACGACGCGAATTGATGCACTGCTCAGCACCCGAAGGGTCTTTTGA